The following coding sequences are from one Mycoplasma tullyi window:
- a CDS encoding FIVAR domain-containing protein — MKRKNILKFISLLGIGSFVMLAAASCSQASSPTQNPSSRTEPGGTMMGMSGSNANTNSNQGMMNNADQELRSARNQLTTLVDSEAENTALYADYAKIQVTLKNAFTTAKAVLGKTDSTAQSLKDAKSTLDEAIATAEKTKTDFDAANTDLVTEYNSLKKSLAEEATILDTVKEENYEAIKDNIVKLYTLAKPIVHATLIPVEGSSPELNKVKEVSMPLATAIARNTPWKQNADNLVKSFVKQTLLKKDLTGVTNTNDMVQPGNYSFVGYSVDVPNVNWAFAQRVVWTAPDSNPTVTPITTTEENSIPLSDVSWIYNLNNAGAKYTLSFRYFGASPTAYLYFPYKLVKNDDASNVALQYKLNGGEAKAIDFKQAAGAQSTGGGEEESKEKEEEKEADGSSEGAANPAMPVTASMIEAPTVSDIKIAKIALSNLKFNLNTIEFSVPEMNGETMMKVAPMIGNMYITSSDDETNKKLIYDSIFGNIQSQKDSQSSVTVDLLKGYSLATSSNTYIRQFMHLDTDNKPIYLVGLIGGQQPRFSGNTQNRQSQFPNNMTNPNQTNISRTFTVYVNAPQDGSYYISGQYLNGSMTARNLKLSTGTIGTGSSTSEVTVTGLKSKDWNTLGSFDTKMSTTTVMNGSNSQMQKTITLKQGLNKITINGVPGVAAGDAPFLGNLTFTLMNATNNPSADNNVQQGQ, encoded by the coding sequence GTGAAAAGAAAAAACATTCTAAAGTTTATTAGTTTATTAGGTATTGGTTCATTTGTGATGTTAGCTGCTGCTAGTTGTTCTCAAGCATCTAGTCCAACACAAAACCCAAGTTCTAGAACTGAACCTGGCGGCACAATGATGGGCATGTCTGGTAGCAATGCTAATACAAATAGTAACCAAGGCATGATGAATAATGCTGATCAAGAATTAAGATCAGCTAGAAACCAATTAACAACACTAGTTGATTCTGAAGCTGAAAATACTGCGCTTTATGCAGACTATGCAAAAATTCAAGTTACTTTGAAGAATGCATTTACTACTGCTAAAGCAGTTCTTGGTAAAACTGATTCAACAGCACAAAGTCTTAAAGATGCTAAATCAACTTTAGATGAAGCTATTGCAACTGCTGAAAAAACTAAAACTGATTTTGATGCAGCTAATACTGATTTAGTTACTGAATATAATTCTCTTAAAAAATCATTAGCAGAAGAAGCAACTATATTAGATACTGTAAAAGAAGAAAATTATGAAGCTATTAAAGATAATATTGTTAAGTTATATACATTAGCTAAACCAATTGTTCATGCTACTTTAATTCCTGTTGAAGGAAGTTCTCCTGAACTTAATAAAGTTAAAGAAGTTAGCATGCCTTTAGCTACTGCAATTGCAAGAAACACTCCATGAAAACAAAACGCTGACAATTTAGTTAAAAGTTTTGTTAAACAAACTCTACTTAAAAAAGATCTAACTGGAGTAACTAATACTAATGATATGGTTCAACCAGGTAACTACAGCTTTGTAGGTTATAGTGTTGATGTACCTAATGTTAACTGAGCATTTGCTCAAAGAGTAGTTTGAACTGCACCTGATAGTAATCCTACAGTAACTCCTATAACTACTACTGAAGAAAACTCTATTCCTTTAAGTGATGTTTCTTGAATCTATAACTTAAATAATGCTGGAGCTAAATATACATTAAGTTTTAGATATTTTGGAGCTTCACCAACAGCTTATTTATATTTCCCTTATAAGTTAGTTAAAAATGATGATGCAAGTAATGTTGCATTGCAATATAAGTTGAATGGTGGAGAAGCAAAAGCTATTGATTTTAAACAGGCAGCTGGTGCTCAATCTACTGGTGGTGGTGAAGAAGAATCTAAAGAGAAGGAAGAAGAAAAGGAAGCTGATGGTTCTTCAGAAGGTGCTGCTAATCCTGCAATGCCTGTAACTGCTTCGATGATTGAAGCTCCAACAGTTTCTGATATTAAGATTGCTAAAATCGCTTTATCTAATTTGAAATTCAATTTAAATACGATTGAATTTAGTGTTCCAGAGATGAATGGTGAAACTATGATGAAAGTTGCACCTATGATTGGTAATATGTACATAACTTCATCTGATGATGAAACAAACAAAAAACTAATTTATGATAGTATTTTTGGTAACATTCAATCACAAAAAGATAGTCAATCATCTGTTACAGTTGATCTATTAAAAGGATATAGTCTAGCTACTAGTTCTAATACATATATTCGTCAATTTATGCATTTAGATACTGATAATAAACCTATTTATTTAGTTGGATTAATTGGGGGTCAACAACCTCGTTTTAGTGGTAATACTCAAAACAGACAATCACAATTTCCAAATAATATGACCAATCCTAATCAAACTAATATTAGTAGAACATTTACAGTTTATGTAAATGCTCCACAAGATGGAAGTTATTATATTAGTGGTCAATATTTAAATGGTTCGATGACCGCAAGAAATCTAAAACTCTCAACTGGAACGATAGGTACAGGCAGTAGTACAAGTGAAGTTACAGTAACTGGTTTGAAATCTAAAGATTGAAACACGTTAGGCAGTTTTGATACTAAGATGAGTACTACAACTGTTATGAATGGTTCAAATTCACAAATGCAAAAAACTATTACTTTAAAACAAGGATTAAACAAAATTACTATTAATGGGGTTCCAGGTGTTGCAGCGGGTGATGCACCATTTCTAGGTAATCTAACGTTTACATTGATGAATGCGACAAATAATCCATCAGCTGACAACAATGTTCAACAAGGACAATAA
- the dcm gene encoding DNA (cytosine-5-)-methyltransferase: MSKLNIINFTTSNSSSLIREKRKRLNMTQKELADAIGLPKYGDRTIRRWEKGESNPSKLELEAILNFPEKIPFANKSNAPYRMIDLFAGIGGTRLGFHLTNKVACIFSSEIDKFACKTYKANFGEIPAGDITKIDSSCIPNHDILVGGFPCQAFSQAGKKLGFEDTRGTLFFEIARILNDKRPKAFLLENVRNLVSHNKGKTFKTIIDTLSQLGYYVEYQLFKARDFNFPQNRERIYIVGFDKKQVPNYNSFVMPTPTKYTTNVGSILENDVSDKYTISDTLWLGHQRRKIQHHKNGNGFGYSLFNKDSQYTNTLSARYYKDGSEILIEQHNKNPRKITPREAARLQGFPENYIIPVSDTQAYKQFGNSVCVPVIKAIAQQIIATLENNKSS; the protein is encoded by the coding sequence ATGTCAAAGTTAAATATAATTAATTTTACAACTTCTAACAGTTCTTCTCTTATAAGAGAAAAGAGAAAACGATTAAACATGACTCAAAAAGAACTTGCGGATGCAATCGGACTACCTAAATATGGTGATAGAACTATAAGACGTTGAGAAAAAGGAGAAAGCAACCCCTCGAAACTAGAGCTTGAAGCGATATTAAATTTCCCTGAAAAGATACCATTTGCAAATAAAAGCAATGCACCATATAGAATGATCGATTTGTTTGCTGGAATTGGTGGTACTAGATTAGGATTTCATCTAACTAATAAAGTTGCTTGTATATTTTCAAGTGAAATCGATAAATTTGCTTGTAAAACATACAAAGCAAATTTTGGTGAAATACCAGCAGGGGATATCACTAAAATAGACTCTAGTTGTATACCCAACCATGATATATTAGTGGGAGGTTTTCCTTGTCAAGCTTTTAGTCAAGCCGGTAAAAAGTTGGGTTTTGAAGATACTAGAGGAACTTTATTTTTTGAAATAGCAAGGATTTTAAATGATAAAAGACCTAAAGCATTTCTATTAGAAAATGTTCGTAATTTAGTTTCGCACAACAAAGGTAAGACTTTTAAAACGATCATTGATACGCTATCACAACTAGGTTATTATGTTGAATATCAACTTTTTAAAGCTAGGGACTTTAATTTCCCTCAAAATCGAGAACGAATTTATATCGTTGGTTTTGATAAGAAACAAGTGCCTAACTATAACTCTTTTGTTATGCCCACTCCAACTAAATACACAACAAATGTTGGATCAATTTTAGAAAATGATGTAAGTGATAAATATACAATTTCTGATACTTTATGACTAGGACATCAACGTAGAAAGATCCAGCATCATAAAAATGGCAATGGTTTTGGATATTCTTTATTTAATAAGGATAGTCAATATACCAATACGCTATCAGCTAGATATTATAAAGACGGTAGTGAAATCTTAATTGAACAACACAATAAAAATCCTCGCAAGATTACTCCTAGAGAAGCAGCAAGACTTCAAGGTTTTCCTGAAAATTACATTATCCCAGTCAGTGATACTCAAGCATACAAACAATTTGGGAATTCTGTTTGTGTACCTGTGATAAAAGCGATTGCACAACAAATTATTGCGACGTTAGAAAATAATAAAAGTAGCTAA
- a CDS encoding LemA family protein, translating into MLVDPTKQNNEAFNPNVDNTTYKAQASSGDIALWWILFILAWLTIIGGIILTVKWYQWGNRLRTKQTEINQAASGIDVNLVKRKDTLLKLLEQTKAYMKFEKNTLENITKLRSLPNSSTDVDKMNDTENLINSISRDINVHFENYPNLKSSSIVAELMSSSQYIEAELSASRRLYNTKVTDFNQDIVSFPISVKAKNMNCHSLPLFVASAEAKQDVKMDGLSSL; encoded by the coding sequence ATGTTAGTAGATCCAACAAAACAAAACAATGAAGCTTTTAATCCTAACGTGGATAATACCACGTATAAAGCTCAAGCATCATCAGGTGATATAGCCTTGTGATGAATCTTATTTATCTTAGCTTGATTAACGATCATTGGGGGCATCATTTTAACAGTAAAATGATACCAATGAGGTAATCGCTTAAGAACTAAACAAACTGAGATCAATCAAGCTGCTAGTGGAATTGATGTCAATCTAGTTAAAAGAAAAGATACTTTATTAAAGCTATTAGAACAAACTAAAGCTTATATGAAGTTTGAAAAAAATACTTTAGAAAACATTACCAAACTTCGTTCATTACCAAATAGTTCAACTGATGTTGATAAGATGAATGATACAGAAAATCTGATTAATTCAATCTCAAGAGATATCAACGTTCATTTTGAAAACTACCCTAATTTAAAGTCATCTTCAATCGTGGCTGAATTAATGAGTAGTAGTCAGTATATTGAAGCAGAACTATCTGCTAGTAGAAGACTGTATAATACTAAAGTAACTGACTTTAACCAAGATATTGTAAGTTTTCCAATCTCAGTTAAAGCTAAGAATATGAACTGTCATTCTTTACCGTTGTTTGTAGCTTCTGCTGAAGCTAAACAAGATGTGAAGATGGACGGGTTGTCTAGTTTATAG
- a CDS encoding putative sodium/potassium/calcium exchanger, translating into MNKEVETENAPKKKLALDNYYSDQIEEDKKAHHQLLDDEKFDYTYDYYLVYMSLLENALVKRLENKKNKTVESKPVKEAENSAKSSEAEEKVEDQEVNSKEEAEDSETENQVIVQEANSKEEIEASEKNSEDQENDSEDDLEVNASGSEEQAEDQANGSENEVEASENDSEGQVEVSAPLSEDQVVISAPQYEDEVEASTADSQIQEVESKEEQDHVVEDQIVEDNMDQQTNNDSNQNDIVDEEEQEEQSDVLVDSEQVQKDQLQDEENLEDLETENKVEDQNIDSKEEVSTSSTNVENSKDESNVQDQKTESNALVSNVEPKPQDPKVASKSKQQSTTNDIHALDERAALSIKKLLDPSTISLLPIPSAFSNYTNNNDQQTEDNKYHLSFADVSVDPINNFYQKVVDSVDPLLDDYIKLIINENHQPLKQQQVLVDESKIIETNIKNLYKTQKILGRKVANVFIIISCFLIFGLALIPILLKNKKIINEYDAYENQRKNELEQIWTTSHGLSLQFASRLNFNEMIKFIANKLNLGYGNYCSQETYQFISSCMNDFTVLHSAANFKYKNTEITDCVATYEEIRPIVTSNAVRFPYRDIETYTTSDGAIRTRTVTKYETLVAYHEEPTPFLEDRHFQILKTNFKPGFSFTTNVKTKTDKTKIKNFINFENKEFSKKLRITNDDNQINTELLEFFTIKAQEDYLKWADELNHKFNLTKTGRFLINDYVDVDYELDGLTTLPKKVKKNTVVSPLTQYSSWDINVAYNINEFNLKHLVAYQKQTVDQLVDIFKMVAKYYLYDFAEQVTPFLLSPAINREWYSSDGNYKIANSGNFEDHISSKDKPSNSYLLAKVYYEGLINFNQYDQAKKAWFEINRLDRDNQFLRYDLAHKSYGAQEEVDLVLVTGVHVGTQTIPVPYTRYYPIEEDKTVFYLAKDRTNKNNFIISKKKSNGFFELAHKANIPISNLDKINLHPNTSIEMQNPYQVLLDPNQVAYLDILNQLQNNCTDKIHVQANDDGYFIFVNSTQANDLALPEFFNSIKKLKNNLLELNQLEN; encoded by the coding sequence ATGAATAAAGAAGTTGAAACTGAAAATGCACCAAAAAAGAAGTTGGCTTTAGATAATTATTATTCAGATCAAATAGAAGAAGACAAAAAAGCTCATCATCAATTGCTTGATGATGAAAAGTTTGATTATACTTATGATTATTATCTAGTATACATGAGCTTGCTTGAGAACGCTTTAGTAAAGCGATTAGAAAATAAGAAGAATAAGACTGTTGAGAGTAAACCGGTTAAAGAGGCTGAGAATAGCGCGAAAAGTTCTGAAGCGGAGGAGAAAGTAGAAGATCAAGAAGTTAATTCTAAAGAGGAAGCAGAAGATTCAGAAACTGAAAATCAAGTAATAGTTCAAGAAGCTAATTCTAAAGAAGAAATAGAAGCTAGTGAAAAGAATTCTGAAGATCAAGAAAATGATTCTGAAGACGACTTAGAAGTTAATGCATCTGGTTCTGAAGAGCAAGCAGAAGATCAAGCAAATGGTTCTGAAAACGAAGTAGAAGCTAGTGAAAATGATTCTGAAGGTCAAGTAGAAGTTAGTGCACCTCTATCTGAAGATCAAGTAGTAATTAGTGCGCCTCAATATGAAGATGAAGTAGAAGCTAGTACAGCTGATTCTCAGATTCAAGAAGTTGAATCAAAAGAAGAGCAGGATCATGTAGTTGAAGATCAGATAGTTGAAGATAACATGGATCAGCAAACAAATAATGATTCTAATCAGAATGATATAGTTGACGAAGAAGAACAAGAAGAACAGAGTGATGTTCTTGTTGATAGTGAACAAGTTCAAAAAGATCAACTACAAGATGAAGAGAATTTAGAAGATCTAGAAACTGAAAACAAAGTTGAAGATCAAAATATTGATTCTAAAGAAGAAGTAAGTACTAGTTCAACTAATGTTGAAAATTCAAAAGATGAATCAAATGTTCAGGATCAAAAAACGGAATCAAATGCTCTGGTTTCAAATGTTGAACCAAAACCTCAAGACCCTAAAGTTGCATCAAAATCAAAACAACAATCAACAACTAATGATATCCATGCACTAGATGAAAGAGCTGCACTAAGCATTAAAAAATTATTAGATCCATCTACGATTTCATTACTTCCAATTCCTAGTGCTTTCAGTAACTACACTAATAACAACGATCAACAAACAGAAGATAATAAATATCATCTAAGTTTTGCTGATGTAAGTGTTGATCCAATCAACAACTTTTATCAAAAAGTGGTTGATTCAGTTGATCCTTTACTTGATGATTACATTAAACTGATCATTAATGAAAATCATCAACCATTAAAGCAACAACAAGTATTAGTAGATGAATCTAAGATCATTGAAACAAACATTAAAAACCTTTATAAGACCCAAAAGATTTTGGGTCGTAAAGTTGCAAATGTTTTCATCATCATCTCGTGTTTTCTAATCTTTGGATTAGCACTGATTCCAATCCTTTTAAAAAATAAAAAGATTATTAATGAGTATGACGCTTATGAAAACCAAAGAAAAAACGAATTAGAGCAAATCTGAACTACTAGTCATGGCTTATCTCTTCAATTCGCTTCACGTCTAAACTTTAATGAGATGATTAAGTTTATTGCCAATAAACTTAATCTAGGATATGGTAATTATTGTTCTCAAGAGACTTATCAATTCATTAGTAGTTGTATGAACGATTTTACTGTTCTTCACAGTGCTGCTAACTTCAAATATAAAAATACTGAGATTACAGATTGTGTAGCTACTTATGAAGAAATAAGACCTATAGTAACTTCAAATGCAGTTCGATTTCCTTATAGAGATATTGAAACATACACAACATCAGATGGAGCTATTCGTACTAGAACAGTAACAAAATATGAAACACTAGTTGCTTATCATGAAGAACCGACCCCGTTTTTAGAAGACCGACATTTCCAAATCTTAAAAACCAACTTCAAACCAGGGTTTAGTTTTACAACTAATGTAAAAACTAAAACTGATAAAACTAAGATAAAAAACTTCATCAATTTTGAAAACAAAGAGTTTTCAAAAAAACTAAGAATAACGAACGATGATAATCAGATTAATACTGAATTACTAGAGTTCTTTACGATCAAAGCTCAAGAAGATTACTTAAAGTGAGCTGATGAATTAAACCATAAGTTTAATCTTACTAAAACTGGTAGATTCTTAATCAATGATTATGTTGATGTTGATTATGAGTTAGATGGACTAACAACACTTCCTAAAAAAGTTAAGAAGAATACTGTAGTCAGTCCACTAACTCAATACAGTTCTTGAGATATTAATGTCGCTTATAATATCAATGAGTTCAATCTTAAACATTTAGTTGCTTATCAAAAACAAACAGTAGATCAATTAGTTGATATCTTTAAGATGGTAGCTAAATACTACCTTTATGATTTTGCTGAACAAGTAACCCCATTCTTATTATCACCTGCGATTAATCGTGAATGATATTCTTCAGATGGGAATTATAAGATTGCTAATTCAGGTAATTTTGAAGATCATATCTCAAGTAAAGATAAACCAAGTAATAGCTATTTATTAGCTAAAGTGTATTATGAAGGGTTAATTAACTTTAATCAATATGATCAAGCTAAAAAAGCTTGATTTGAAATCAACCGACTTGATCGCGATAATCAATTCTTAAGATATGATTTAGCTCACAAGTCATATGGAGCTCAAGAAGAAGTTGATCTAGTACTAGTAACTGGGGTTCATGTGGGTACTCAAACAATCCCAGTACCTTATACAAGGTACTATCCAATAGAAGAAGACAAGACTGTATTTTATTTAGCTAAAGATCGAACTAATAAGAACAACTTCATTATTAGTAAGAAAAAATCTAATGGGTTCTTTGAATTAGCTCATAAAGCTAATATTCCAATATCTAATCTTGATAAGATCAATCTTCATCCTAACACCAGTATTGAGATGCAAAACCCTTATCAAGTACTGCTTGATCCAAATCAGGTAGCTTATTTGGATATCTTGAATCAGTTGCAGAATAACTGTACGGATAAAATCCATGTCCAAGCTAATGATGATGGGTACTTCATCTTTGTTAATAGTACTCAAGCTAATGATTTAGCTTTACCTGAATTTTTCAACTCAATTAAAAAATTAAAAAACAATTTATTAGAATTAAATCAACTTGAAAATTAA
- a CDS encoding Bsp6I family type II restriction endonuclease, producing MKECKVRLKYGTIVTGDEFDEDDFMKLKSIFKKWLDINTDLKSLKGRGLNVPDVFSEALFCIAFDAVRTNNEPDTHSYDCVIKATGQGVQVKSTSIPNDCTSFGPTSVWDLLYFVDFAPNGYVDGNVYFYEIDSVDVYDLVVNKKKNETFSDQQSQGRRPRFSIKSRIIKEKDLKPVKIINLID from the coding sequence ATGAAAGAATGCAAAGTAAGATTGAAATATGGAACAATCGTTACAGGAGATGAGTTTGATGAAGATGATTTCATGAAATTGAAAAGCATTTTTAAAAAATGGTTGGATATTAACACCGATTTAAAATCGCTTAAAGGTCGTGGTTTAAATGTTCCTGACGTTTTCAGTGAAGCCTTATTTTGCATAGCTTTTGATGCTGTTCGTACTAACAACGAACCTGACACACATTCTTATGATTGTGTCATCAAAGCTACTGGTCAAGGGGTTCAGGTTAAATCTACATCGATTCCTAATGATTGCACTTCATTTGGTCCAACATCTGTTTGAGATCTGTTATACTTTGTTGATTTTGCACCAAATGGTTATGTAGATGGTAATGTATATTTTTATGAAATTGATTCTGTTGATGTGTATGATTTAGTTGTAAACAAGAAAAAGAATGAAACTTTTTCAGATCAACAATCACAAGGAAGACGTCCTCGTTTTTCAATAAAATCTAGAATCATTAAAGAGAAGGATCTTAAACCAGTTAAGATAATAAACCTTATTGATTAG
- a CDS encoding DNA cytosine methyltransferase, producing MKTNKNLDMKKQYKVGSLFAGVGGICLGFMNAKNQDGECVMSWANEVDEFACETYRTNFDHTLLQGDINMVLHPENSDNIEYYKQLHEKILAEPIDILNGGFPCQAFSIAGEQKGFNDDRGNLFMSFIDLINQLDKKFKKKPRILFLENVKNLKAHDQGRTYQIIKTKLEESGYIIKEMVMNTMFYSDLPQNRERIYIIGFLNKKDADQFTMFDNLTSFQKKKGSNERAEDVKKIIDYSIEDKAYFYTKDKYPRYFISKKEFNSLEDENNIRIHLTESITEMYQFYQLRRGQYVRKNQSNVCPTLTANMGTGGHNVPLILTPQGIRKITPSETFKLQGFPVGNGYSLPTTYKGKAYLNSQLYKQAGNAVSVPIITLIAEQILKAIT from the coding sequence ATGAAAACTAATAAAAATCTTGATATGAAAAAACAGTACAAAGTCGGAAGTTTATTTGCAGGTGTAGGTGGAATCTGTTTAGGATTTATGAATGCTAAAAATCAAGATGGTGAATGTGTCATGAGTTGGGCAAATGAAGTCGATGAATTTGCGTGTGAAACATATAGAACAAATTTTGATCACACCCTACTACAGGGTGATATAAATATGGTTTTACACCCTGAAAACAGTGATAATATTGAATACTACAAACAGTTACATGAGAAAATTTTAGCTGAACCAATTGACATTTTAAATGGGGGATTTCCTTGCCAAGCATTCAGTATAGCTGGTGAACAAAAAGGTTTTAATGATGATAGAGGAAATCTGTTTATGTCATTTATTGATTTAATCAATCAACTCGACAAAAAATTTAAAAAGAAACCTAGAATTCTTTTTTTAGAAAATGTTAAGAATCTAAAAGCTCACGATCAAGGAAGAACATACCAAATTATTAAAACTAAACTTGAAGAAAGTGGTTACATCATCAAAGAGATGGTGATGAATACAATGTTTTATTCAGATTTGCCACAAAATCGAGAACGTATATATATTATTGGTTTTTTAAATAAGAAAGACGCAGATCAGTTTACTATGTTTGATAACTTAACTTCTTTTCAAAAGAAGAAAGGAAGCAATGAAAGAGCTGAAGATGTTAAAAAAATAATTGATTATTCAATTGAAGACAAGGCATATTTTTACACTAAAGATAAATATCCGCGTTACTTCATTTCTAAAAAGGAATTTAATTCACTAGAAGATGAAAATAATATCCGAATCCATTTAACTGAATCAATTACAGAAATGTATCAATTCTACCAACTTAGAAGAGGACAGTATGTAAGAAAGAATCAATCAAATGTTTGTCCAACTCTAACTGCTAACATGGGAACGGGAGGACACAATGTTCCCTTGATCCTTACACCACAAGGTATTAGAAAAATAACCCCTTCTGAGACGTTCAAGTTACAAGGATTCCCTGTTGGAAATGGATATAGTTTGCCTACAACTTACAAAGGGAAAGCGTATCTAAATAGTCAGCTTTATAAACAAGCAGGAAACGCAGTTTCAGTACCAATAATTACCCTTATAGCAGAACAAATATTAAAAGCCATTACCTAA
- a CDS encoding 5'-methylthioadenosine/S-adenosylhomocysteine nucleosidase family protein has product MKLGNIFNLVKNKSNRKSKRYVIVVAMTDEVEAIIKKYQYHKDRDSIFIYSSDLLSDVDLAISGIGKANAASCTQHLIDQNCYKEIINIGIAGSLNPELKPAELVEVNQLIYGDVDVTYFNYQFGQIPKLPVSYSLKSGQYTCVSTDSFISKFNYQEIIKKIDLPIDLFEMEACAIAQVCHINNFKNLKVYKVVSDYVQLNELHDKLPDEFSEHVLDKVDYRFKVVDSKTNQEHLVNRDELVNHAYHKIFKWFEEKFDRKG; this is encoded by the coding sequence ATGAAATTAGGAAATATCTTCAACTTAGTCAAAAACAAGAGTAATAGAAAATCAAAACGTTATGTCATTGTTGTCGCAATGACTGACGAAGTTGAAGCGATTATTAAAAAATATCAATATCATAAAGATCGAGATTCGATCTTTATTTATAGTTCTGATCTATTAAGTGATGTTGATCTAGCGATCAGTGGCATTGGTAAAGCTAATGCAGCAAGTTGTACTCAACATCTTATTGATCAGAATTGTTATAAAGAGATTATTAATATTGGAATAGCAGGAAGTTTAAATCCCGAATTAAAACCAGCTGAATTAGTTGAAGTTAATCAACTAATTTATGGTGATGTTGATGTGACTTATTTTAATTATCAATTTGGTCAGATTCCCAAATTACCTGTAAGTTATAGTCTAAAATCTGGACAGTACACTTGTGTTAGTACAGATAGTTTTATTAGTAAATTTAATTATCAAGAGATAATTAAAAAGATAGATTTACCTATCGATCTATTCGAGATGGAAGCTTGTGCGATTGCACAAGTGTGTCATATCAATAATTTTAAGAATCTCAAGGTTTATAAAGTTGTATCAGATTATGTTCAACTAAATGAGTTGCATGATAAGTTACCAGATGAATTTAGCGAGCACGTTCTAGATAAAGTTGATTATCGGTTTAAAGTGGTTGATTCAAAAACCAATCAAGAACATCTTGTTAATCGCGATGAATTAGTTAATCATGCTTATCACAAGATCTTTAAATGATTTGAAGAGAAGTTTGATCGTAAGGGTTAG
- a CDS encoding nicotinate-nucleotide adenylyltransferase: MKKIIIFGGSFNPIHNGHINIANKALEQIDADRIYFVPTYKSTFKPEFNIDDTHRKKMIHNILKLNKKFHSNWYELHIKSEKSYLTVKYFKEKFENAQLYFLIGSDNLEKFHLWDEAETMAKDCQMLYYLRDNQFADHENIKKFNFLKIEGENYDISSTKIRNGTHVIGCVSDKNLEYINEHGLYIHDRLKHFLKSEERFEHCIRVGHLARKFASYNYPNLAQKAYVAGCYHDLAKELDEQTMLSYRNKFDPKINPEPYNKELGYRVLHGYVAAWILEHMFGYSDRELINSVYYHTIISEDPTPLDKIVYLADKLEPERVNQDINHYFKINKAKTLAFQNIHQAFELTHDEIRKYLQLSQKQE; the protein is encoded by the coding sequence ATGAAAAAGATAATCATATTTGGTGGAAGTTTTAACCCAATTCATAATGGTCATATCAATATTGCAAATAAAGCATTAGAACAAATCGATGCGGATCGCATTTATTTTGTTCCAACATATAAATCAACTTTTAAACCTGAGTTTAATATTGATGATACTCATCGTAAGAAGATGATTCACAATATTTTAAAACTTAATAAGAAGTTTCATAGTAATTGATATGAACTTCATATCAAAAGTGAAAAGAGTTATCTTACTGTTAAATACTTTAAAGAGAAGTTTGAAAACGCCCAATTATACTTTTTAATTGGTAGTGATAATTTAGAAAAGTTTCATCTGTGAGATGAGGCAGAAACTATGGCAAAAGATTGCCAAATGTTGTATTATCTAAGAGACAATCAGTTTGCTGATCATGAAAACATTAAGAAATTTAATTTCTTAAAGATTGAAGGTGAAAATTATGATATCTCTTCAACTAAGATTAGAAATGGAACTCATGTTATAGGTTGTGTTAGTGATAAAAACCTTGAATATATCAATGAGCATGGATTATATATCCATGATCGATTAAAACATTTCTTAAAATCAGAAGAACGATTTGAACATTGTATTAGAGTGGGTCATTTAGCACGAAAGTTTGCTTCATACAATTATCCTAATTTAGCCCAAAAAGCATATGTTGCAGGGTGTTATCATGATTTGGCTAAAGAATTAGATGAACAAACGATGTTAAGTTATCGTAACAAGTTTGATCCTAAAATAAACCCAGAACCTTATAATAAAGAATTAGGTTATCGGGTTTTACATGGATATGTGGCAGCTTGAATCTTAGAACACATGTTTGGTTATAGTGATCGTGAATTAATTAATTCAGTTTATTATCATACGATTATTAGTGAAGACCCCACCCCACTTGATAAGATTGTGTATTTAGCTGACAAACTTGAACCAGAACGAGTAAATCAAGATATTAATCATTACTTTAAGATTAATAAAGCCAAGACCTTGGCTTTTCAAAACATTCATCAAGCCTTCGAATTAACACATGATGAAATTAGGAAATATCTTCAACTTAGTCAAAAACAAGAGTAA